The segment AAGCTTGATAGAATCGTTGCGCGCTAATCACGATCCTGGTGTATTAGCGGACAGAGCGCCCGCTGGACCGACAGCGCACATTCATTCCGGAATTCTACAGGTGAGAGTAAGTAAATCCTGCCGTCCCCGTGGTTCCAGAGACAGGCGTATGTATGTACAATACACGTTGCCTGCTTCTGTTCGCAGGCGCGTGATTTTGACGACCCACCTGGGTTGATGGAGAAAACTGAGTATTTGCTGCGCGAATGGGTTTCGATGCATCACAGCCCGACGCACGCGCGCGAGCCGACGAAAGCTTTCGGAATGTTCGTCCATCAGATGAACATTCATGGAATCCTGAAGACCGACGACCTCATAACGAGATTCTTCAAATTGAGCACACAGATGTGCGTTGACCTGTGTTACCGCGCTTTAGCCGAGACAAACGCCGCCCCTTCCGTCGTTCGCGCAAAGTGTTTCCACTCGTTGGACGCTTTTGTCCGCTTGGTCGCGCTTCTGGTAAAGCATTCCGGGGACAGTACGAACACACACACGAAGATCAATCTACTGAACAAAGTCCTGGGCATTGTTGCCGGTGTACTGCTGCAGGATCACGAGATACGAGGGACAGATGTCCAACAACTGCCCTATCACAGAATCTTCATCATGCTCTTCTTAGAGCTCTGCGCTCCCGAGCCTGTATTAGAAGCAGTGAACTACCAAGTATTAACTGCTTTCTGCCATACACTGCATATACTTAGACCTGCGAAAGCTTCGGGATTCTGCTACGCTTGGCTAGAGCTGGTCTCGCACAGAGTCTTCATCGGGCGAATGCTCGCGATCACCCCGCAGCAAAAGTGCTGGGGAATGTACGCGCAGCTTCTGATCGACCTGTTCAAATACCTTGCGCCGTATCTCCGAAATGCCGAACTGGCGAAGCCTGTCACTTTACTGTACAAAGGGACTCTTAGAGTACTGCTGGTCCTGCTACACGACTTCCCTGAATTTCTCTGTGATTACCATTACGGCTTCTGTGACGTCATTCCACCCAATTGTATACAGATGAGGAACCTCATCTTGAGCGCATTCCCAAGGAACATGCGCTTACCGGATCCATTTACGCCGAACTTGAAGGTCGACATGCTGCAAGAGATTGCGCACGCCCCTCGCGTGCTGACGAATTTCGCGTCTATGATACAGCCGCTTAGCTTCAAGAAAGAGCTCGACTCGTATCTGAAAGCGCGCGCGCCGGTTACCTTCCTCTCTGAGCTGCGCAGCAATCTACAAGTATCTCAGGAAGCTGGCGTCCGCTACAACATCCAATTGATGAACGCTCTAGTGCTCTACGTCGGGACGCAGGCAATCGCATTCATTCGCAGCAAGGGGCACACTCCAAACATGTCCACGATCGCGCACTCCGCGCACATGGACATATTCCAAAACCTGGCGGTCGATCTCGACACGGAGGGCCGTTATTTGTTCTTAAACGCGATCGCCAATCAGCTCCGGTATCCCAACAGCCACACGCATTATTTCAGTTGCACGCTCTTGTACTTGTTCGCCGAGGCTAACACCGAGGCGATACAGGAACAGATCACCAGAGTCCTTCTCGAGAGGCTGATCGTGAACAGACCCCATCCGTGGGGTCTTCTCATCACCTTCATCGAGCTTATCAAGAATCCAACGTACAAGTTCTGGACGCATGAGTTCGTCCACTGTGCGCCGGAAATTGAAAAGTAAGTGGTCGCGGGTCAAAACATAATCTGGCATTCTCTTCTTCTATGTTtatgatgtttttcgaatttttatcgTTCCAGACTGTTCGAATCAGTGGCTCGATCGTGCATGGTTCAAAAGCAAGTACAGCCCACTCCGGAGCCGGAGATCCCAGAGTGATAGGACGCTTTATTTTTCATTGTCGATTTGTGTacagtaaaaagaaaaggaccgtaaataataactataataataataagtcgcGTGTAAAAAGTTGTTAATGTACGAATAGATGTACTATACTTTGGGCTTAACTTTTGGTGGATAGATATTGGATAATCGTATATTAAGTGTATCGATTGAGATAGGAAATAAGTGAGACTCTACTATACtatgttaatattttaataaaagaaaaagatatTGTTGCATCGATCGAAAAGCAACGAACAATTCAACCTCACAAAACGTGTCTTTCGAACAGTGTACTTGAAACAGTGTGTTACCATGGCATTGTAATATTAATAGCACAAATGTCAGTATAATGCGTACCATGAGGGGAGGAAGCGAGTCAAAATGATGACGGTGTTCAAGAAGTAATAGTGAATTCTGGTAGGTTTAAACCGAAATATAAATGTACTATCGATTAAGTGGTACGTACAGGGAGTCAGTACCAAAATCAATATGTTGTGCTATTGTAAGTTGATTAAGGAATACTTGCAGAGTGTATGGTGCATTTGGAAATCTGTAATATAGTACATAATTACTAGTATACATtcatgtaattttttaagaattgtaGCTATGAAAGAAGATAAAAGCTGATTAATTAAACCGTGGTTTACGTGATTCTCTATTTATAAGTGCCAATTAGCGGACTCATAATTGATCTCttatgaaataatttattaaattctcGTTTATATACAGTATTTGTACACGATTCAAAATTGATATTGTCGAAGTTACACGGCTTGGTGGTCGCGTGTTGCGTGATAAGAATCCCTCTCCTTATCAGGGAACTTAGTTGGCAAGTTCGGACTGTGCAGGTGGCATTTTGCGTGGTACCTTACTCCTGCTACATCCACCTCGTAATCTCCCGATAATATGTATTCGTTTGTCACTTCCTGCGCTTGTCCTCGCGAATCAAAGTTTTGTACAAATCCAAGGCAAACCTGTAGTAAAATTTATCAGTTGCCTTTAACACAAAGAAACAGACCCGGCTCGACCCTATTGgcaatataaatgttttaagctacgaataaaaattcaaagtatGATCATGAAAAAGCTCGAataaataaagggcgcaatttagTAAGTTTGCCTACGGCGCGAAAAAGGCTCGAGCCGGGTCCTCAAAGAAACGTctgtattttgcaatttttataaaaattcagaataaCATAATGATCATTATAGAAAATTAATATTGTCTACACGTTAATATACAGATTTGCTGCTTAATTAATAGTGCAATGTTACCTGTTTTCTAAATGTGAACCCATAACCCGTAGTAGTTGTCATTCCACAGTATTTTCCATTCCTGTAAATAGGTTCGCTACCCCAGCACCATGTATCCAATTCAAGATCATGATCGTTTAATAATAACTGCACGTACTTTCGCTTTACACCTTCCTCGCGTTGCTTCAGCAGAGCATCTCTTCCAATAAAATCCACTCCTTTCTGTTACATGTATAATGTTTTTTAGTATCATCAATGCGACCTTAATGAACGCGTAAGTCTCAAGAGTACCCACGTCGAGTTTTACTCTCCAGGTCCTCCCACACTCTAGGGGAGTAGTGAAGGTATCCAAGTCTTGGCCCCAAAATGCGTAAAACTTTTCTACCCGTAACGCTCGTGTCGCGTAATAACCAGCATGCTTTAATCCGTATCTAGTTCCAGCATCTACCAGTCTTGTATAAACGTGTAATGCAAACTACGAATACCACAATTTACGCATCAATATATTGAgtagaattaaaaaaacattaatattGTAAATCGGGAGAAACTTCGGGTGGGAGAGTCAGGTGTCTCGTGATTACAAATATGCTTACTTCATTCGGAATATATAAAACGTAGCCGAGTTCTCCAGTGTGAGTTAGATTCATTGTGCGTATTCCATTAGCGAGACCAACATCCAATTCCTTTTAAcagaatatatatgtataacatagagaataaaattatatgtatatttagtTGTACTAGGAATAAATACCTTAAAAGTAAAGAATGGGAAACTTCTGGGATTTAGGTCGGTGTCTGTTAATACTGACAATAATTGTCTGGTGGCAGGACCCATAATACAGATTGCTGTATATGCGGATGTTACATCGgatacagccaccgagccgtCTGTGGGTAGATGGCGATTAATCCAATGTTTACAGCGAGTTTGCTGTATGGTAGGCGCGATCATCATATAACTGAAATATAAAGGAAATAATCAGGGCCGGGTTCCAAAATTGTACGGGGCCAAGAAAAAACGCATTCATattgtacttctaaattttataataataaatatctatgcatagggtcccgcaaaatttacgataaGCTTTTTCGTCGACTGCGGGgcattttaaatcaattttatagTAACAAATATCTGTGCATACAGCCCCGAAAAATTTACGCTGAGGTTTTTATCgaccgcggggccttttaaagcgcGGGGCCAGGTTTCGTGCCGGTCTTGGAAATAATTCTACGATcgtatatttctataatacaaATATCTTATACTTATGACTCACTGATTGGGAGCTATCCGTGCTAAACTACAATCATTCTCGTAGCCTCCGCGGTGATTCTGCATACCCGTGTGAATGATACTTCCCACGGGAACATCGACATCGTTCGAACACAAATATTGTAACAGATCAACCACCTCCATACCATTTGACTAAAAAATTATAGATCGGAAGATGATTCACAGGGCTGATGGATCTTAACAGTATCTGTGGTAAAGCATCTTACCCATAAATCAATTTTAGTGAAAGAGGAATAATCACTGAGCCCGACATTTTCACGGCACGCAGCATATTCTTCCGACACTGATTCGAACCATGGCGGTTTGCTGAATGTATCTGTATATGCTATTTTATATCTTTGGAATCCATCAATCGTTTCCAAATCTGTGTAGCAAAGCAATCTGTATAATAAAATATCCAGTTTTTTTACAATACGCATGTTATTTAATAAGCTAAGTTTCGCGTCATTTCTACGATAGGTGAAATATCTACGTAATCGTAAGTTTTCACAGGTTTGAATTCAGCTTTTTATAGAGGTAAGAGACCTACCCATATCCTCATCGAACTGAAACCAGGTTGGACGTTCGTATCCCATTACCTGGCCAAAAATGGCCCCCGCTTCTCTCAATTTAGGATAAATCGGCGACATTCTCAGATTTCTACCCGTTTTGAATTCGTGGTGTGGATATTGCAATGCATAATGCATACCAGGGATTTCTTTTACTCGATCGCGTAAAAATTTCCGATTGTTATGAAGACCCAAAAAACGTGACACATCTAATTCATACATATCCACAGACGTCGAGCCGTTGATTATCAATTCTGCAGTGGCTCGGCCAACTCCACCAGCTGCCGATATGCCCACCTATGAAATACAGCGTACGTAAggcatacaaataaataaaatatctttTATGTACAAATTATCTGACCACCACTTACTGTTTTCATACCAGCAGCAATGTAATAGTTACGTATTTCCGGTGCTTCGCCAACGATCCATTTACAGTCTGGGGAAAATGCTTCGGGACCGTTGCACAGTCTCTCCAGAATCGCATTTCCCAAACTGGGAATTCTATATAGCATTTGCTCAAGTAAAATGTGAAAGTGATCCCAGTCCTCTGGTAGAAATCTTTCGTCTGTGCTTTCTAAAATACGATTTCTTTTAGTTTCGGATCTATGTTGAAATTACGGgttcataaaaatttatatccaACCAGGTATTGTTCCATCTTCAAACGCTGGCTTCGCGACTGGCTCGAAGCCACCAGCTAACAGCCTTCCATTGTTTTCTCGAAAATAGATGTAACCATCCAAATCCCTGATAACAGGAATCATGGGATCTAAACCAGCAATAGGCTTCGTGTGTAAATAGTAGTGTTCTACAGGATGAAGGGGCACCTGAATAAAACATATCTAATTAACATCGGTAAAAGATATTCACGATCTTTTACATACTCGATAATAGCAATCAGTGACGAAACCAACCTTCACATATGGTTCACTTAATTTACCTACGTTACGTGCCCAAAATCCGGCACAGTTAACGAAATGCTCGCATTGAATAGCACCGCGCGTCGTTTCCACAGCTTCGATTCTTCCATTTTGGGTATCGACCTTAGTAACTTTGCAATTTTCAAACACTTTGACGCCTAAACATATCGTATACTAAATACTACTAAATATATTTGTACCATTCGATTACATAGACAACTAAATATACCTTTCTTTTTTGCCTCTCCTATTAACGCTAAACAAATTTGATACGGATCTCCAACGCCATCGCCTGGAATCCATAGCCCACCGACCAAATCGTCAACATGCAGTAACGGACATATTTCCTGTACTTGCTTCGGCGTAACTAAATGGCACTCGATGTTACGCGAGCTGAAAATGAACATGacataataatttgtaatttacatGTAGAGGAAACTGGCGATAGTTTGGACACGGGGTAACATTGTACACTTTTACAATTGCCTCCATAGTCTCCTGATTATTGCAACTGTTTGTTTAGTTTGTGCATATTTGTTGTATGTAGTGTGTACATAGGGAAACTAGGCACAAACTAAATAAACAGTTCAATAGTCATGCCACTATGGGGGGAATTGTAAAAGTGTCCAaactatccccggtctcccctattttgTTCGATGCTTACATAGACTGAGCTTTCATTCGCCTAAATAAAGTCATACGATCTCTCGTACGTGCCAACGAAAGACTGCCGCATTGTTTCCATCCCGTCGATAAACCTTTATCTTCCAATTCTTTGTATAGAGCTATACTGTCCTGTGCGAGCTTGACTTGCGCCAAACTTGGTTTAAACACTCCGACCAATCCTGAAGTATGCCATGTTGTCCCACCACCCAATCTAAATTTAGGTGTAACAAGTATATGATAAACTTTTATAAAATGTGAAAGATTATACATTTAAGATTATACGCTTAAGAAGTTGAAACTACTTATAAGGACGCTTACCTGCCGCTCTCTACGATAATGGTCTGGGGTCCTAAGCCCATAAGTGAAAGGTGATATGCAACAGCACCACCCATAACTCCGCCTCCGCAAATAACAACTTTGGCTTCCTTAGGAAGTGGGTCGTCGACATCTTCGTTGGTTACCAATGTAGATTTCGAAGTACTATGCCTTACTTTCTGGCGATTGTAAAGAACGATATCGCTCCACCTCGTTAAATACTTATTGTAATACAACTTTGAATGATGCCACATTGTAACAAATGGGAATCTGAAATTGTCAGTTAACTAACTTGCAGAAACTCGTTGATTCAATGCACTTGTGTCTATTAAGGTTAAATTATTGCAAAATAGAAAACATAATTCATTTCGTACCTATTTTGAACTGTTAACTTTGTTAAAATGATAATTAATATTCAAGGCTGAATGTATAACAACTTAGGCTTTGAGGAGACTTTTGTGTTCCCTTAAATATAATCATTTCTTCGTGGTAGCATGAAATTAAATGTAAACCATCgttcgaaatgatttaaaatctaattgttttataataattaatgtataattttaattattttaaacaatcaTCGCGTTTCAAAAATACTGGAAAATTGAACACTCATTTTGTGAAAGTTTTGAAGACAATAAAGGTTACGTAGGATGACAAGCTATTTTGTAAATAGCGGTtagtattataaatttattaacttagaaaaatagataatataTTTAGATTGTCTAAAAGTAGACTTTCGGTGGAAGTGCGTGTATCACATGGTTGTAGCGGACAAATGTATACACAATTTCTAGGATGATCAAAAGATAAGAACTGACTACGATTGTAAGATCGTAAGTCAGTAAATAATAAGTaaacgcttgaaaaaaataaaaattacgacTTTTAAGTTAGTAacgtttaaaaaacttttaattatttttgtgcagctggtaaaataaattattaaa is part of the Andrena cerasifolii isolate SP2316 chromosome 1, iyAndCera1_principal, whole genome shotgun sequence genome and harbors:
- the LOC143378989 gene encoding pyruvate dehydrogenase phosphatase regulatory subunit, mitochondrial — encoded protein: MWHHSKLYYNKYLTRWSDIVLYNRQKVRHSTSKSTLVTNEDVDDPLPKEAKVVICGGGVMGGAVAYHLSLMGLGPQTIIVESGRLGGGTTWHTSGLVGVFKPSLAQVKLAQDSIALYKELEDKGLSTGWKQCGSLSLARTRDRMTLFRRMKAQSISRNIECHLVTPKQVQEICPLLHVDDLVGGLWIPGDGVGDPYQICLALIGEAKKKGVKVFENCKVTKVDTQNGRIEAVETTRGAIQCEHFVNCAGFWARNVGKLSEPYVKVPLHPVEHYYLHTKPIAGLDPMIPVIRDLDGYIYFRENNGRLLAGGFEPVAKPAFEDGTIPESTDERFLPEDWDHFHILLEQMLYRIPSLGNAILERLCNGPEAFSPDCKWIVGEAPEIRNYYIAAGMKTVGISAAGGVGRATAELIINGSTSVDMYELDVSRFLGLHNNRKFLRDRVKEIPGMHYALQYPHHEFKTGRNLRMSPIYPKLREAGAIFGQVMGYERPTWFQFDEDMDLETIDGFQRYKIAYTDTFSKPPWFESVSEEYAACRENVGLSDYSSFTKIDLWSNGMEVVDLLQYLCSNDVDVPVGSIIHTGMQNHRGGYENDCSLARIAPNHYMMIAPTIQQTRCKHWINRHLPTDGSVAVSDVTSAYTAICIMGPATRQLLSVLTDTDLNPRSFPFFTFKELDVGLANGIRTMNLTHTGELGYVLYIPNEFALHVYTRLVDAGTRYGLKHAGYYATRALRVEKFYAFWGQDLDTFTTPLECGRTWRVKLDKGVDFIGRDALLKQREEGVKRKYVQLLLNDHDLELDTWCWGSEPIYRNGKYCGMTTTTGYGFTFRKQVCLGFVQNFDSRGQAQEVTNEYILSGDYEVDVAGVRYHAKCHLHSPNLPTKFPDKERDSYHATRDHQAV